The DNA window GGTGGCGCACACCGGAATCGGCTTCCGCGGCTGGATGGCCGCGGCCGACGGCTGGGGCGTGGCCAACCAGCTCGTCGCCGCGCTGTCGCAGGCACGCATCGTCGCGCGCGGACCGAAAGCGACCGGGGCGCTGCGCGCGGCCGGCCTGCCCGAGGAGTGGTCACCGAAGTCCGAGTCATCGCGCGAGGTTCTGAAATACCTGCTCGAATCCGGCGTGTCCGGCAAGCGGATCGCCGTCCAGTTGCACGGCGCGGCCCAGGGCTGGGACCCCCATCCCGGGTTCCTCGACGAGCTGCGCTTAGCGGGCGCCGAGGTGGTGCCCATCCACGTGTACCGCTGGAAGCCGACACCGGTAGGCGGCGAATTCGACCAGTTGCTCACCGCCGTCGCCAGACGCCAGTTCGACGCGGTCAGCTTCACCTCCGCACCGGCCGCGGCGGCAATGCTGGAACGCAGCCGCGAGCTCGGAATCGAGGACCGCCTGTTGGCCGCGCTGCGCACCGACGTGCACGCGATGTGCGTGGGTCCGGTGACCGCGCAGCCCCTCACCCGGGCCGGTGTCCCCACCTCCTCACCCGAGCGGATGCGGCTGGGCGCGCTCGCCCGTCACATCGCCCAGGAGCTCCCGTTGCGCCGCTCGTGCAGCATCCGGGCAGCCGGGCACCAGATCGAGATCCGCGGGACCTGCGTGGTGGTGGACGGTTCGGTCAAATCCCTGTCGGGGGCCGGTATGGCGACGCTGCGCGCGCTGGCGCAGCGTCCCGGCGACGTCGTCGCGCGCGCCGACCTGCTGCGCGTGCTGCCCGGCAACAGCAACGACCCGCACGCCGTCGACACGGCCGTGCTGCGACTGCGAACCGCTCTGGGCGACAAGAACATCGTCGCAACGGTCGTCAAGCGCGGCTACCGGCTCGCGATCGACGACCCACCGGGGTCACCGGGCTGAGCCCGGCGGCGCTTGATTCTTGCTGCGGACCGGGCGATCCTGGCAACATGCCCCGCCGCGAAGACCCGTCGCGCGGGATTCTCGATCCGGTCGCCAAGATGCTGCACCTGCCCTTCGCCACACCGGAGTTCATCGACCGCATCGTCACCGGAAGCATCCAGCAGGTGGGCCGCCGGACCCTGCGCATGCTGATCACCACTTGGGACGCCGCCGGTGGCGGCCCCTTCGCGGCCAGCGCGTTCGCGTCCACGGGGATGGCCAAGACCGCCGAGATCGTCGAGGGCATGTTCGTCGGCCCGGTGTTCGGCCCGCTGCTCAGAGCGCTGGGGGCGGACAAGGTGGCACTGCGCGCGTCGCTGTGCGCCTCCCAGCTCGTGGGCCTGGGCATCATGCGTTACGGCCTACGTTCCGAACCGCTGCATTCGATGTCGGTGGACGCCCTCGTGGACGCCATCGGCCCGACGTTGCAGCGCTACCTGGTCGGTGACATCACCCGGTGAGGCTCCGCGGTGGCGGGCCGGCCGATCTGGACGGAACCAGTGGAGGTGACACGCACCGGATAGACCGGTACCGAAACCTCCGGTTGGTCAAGGCAAGTCCCGTCGTCGAGCGCGAAAGCCTGCTTAAGCATAGGCGATTGAACAAGCGCACGGCCGTCGCGGTCGCCGACGAGCCCGCGGGAGAGCACCGCCGCACCGGAGAACGGGTCGACGTTGCCGACCGCGCGCACCGACCCATCGTCCAGCCGGAACAGCGCCGCCTGTGTGCCGTCGTCGAGCAGTACGCCGACGCCGCGGCCGGGAATGAGATGGTCGTAGGCACAGGCGGTCGTCCACACCTGAATGTCCTGAATATCGTTGACTAACGTCACGATTCCTCCTGAATCGAGTCGCGGACCCGGGGCATTCCGATGGACACGGGGATCTTGCGTCCGGAGTGCTCGGTGAACGTCACAGTCGGGTCGACGACGTCCGGGGCGTTGACGAAGGACACGAACCGCGACAGCTTGTCCGGATCCTCCAGCACGCCCTTCCATTCGCACTGGTAGTTCTGCACGTGGCGCCGCATCGCGGCCTCGAATTCCTCGGCCAGACCCAGCGAGTCCTCGCAGACGACCTCGCGCACGTGGTCCAGGCCGCCCTCGATCGAATCGACCCACGGCGCGGTGCGCTGCAGCCGGTCGGCGGTGCGGATGTAGTACATGAGGAACCGGTCGATGTAGCGGACGAGCGTCTCGGTATCGAGGTCGGCGGCCAGCAGCTGCGCGTGCTTGGGGGTCATGCCGCCGTTGCCGCCGACGTAGAGGTTCCAGCCCTTCTCGGTGGCGATGACGCCCACGTCCTTGCCGCGGGCCTCGGCGCACTCCCGCGCGCAGCCCGAGACGCCCATCTTGATCTTGTGTGGCGCCCGCAGGCCGCGGTAGCGCAGTTCCAGGTCGATGGCCAGCTGCACCGAATCCTGCTGCCCGTAGCGGCACCAGTCGGTGCCCACGCAGCTCTTGACGGTGCGCAGCGCCTTGCCGTAGGCGTGGCCGGACTCCATGCCGCCCTCGACGAGGCGGCGCCAGATCTCGGGCAGCTGTTCCACCCGTGCCCCGAACATGTCGATGCGCTGGCCGCCGGTGATCTTGGTGTAGAGGCCGAAATCCTGTGCTATCTGGCCGATCAGGATCAGGTGCTCGGGTTTGATGTCCCCGCCGGGCACCCGCGGCACCACCGAGTAGCTGCCGTT is part of the Mycobacterium sp. HUMS_12744610 genome and encodes:
- a CDS encoding uroporphyrinogen-III synthase, with protein sequence MSADTAPLTGYRIAVTSANRAEELCALLRRNGAEVCSAAAIDMIALPDDDELHRNTTALIDRSPDIVVAHTGIGFRGWMAAADGWGVANQLVAALSQARIVARGPKATGALRAAGLPEEWSPKSESSREVLKYLLESGVSGKRIAVQLHGAAQGWDPHPGFLDELRLAGAEVVPIHVYRWKPTPVGGEFDQLLTAVARRQFDAVSFTSAPAAAAMLERSRELGIEDRLLAALRTDVHAMCVGPVTAQPLTRAGVPTSSPERMRLGALARHIAQELPLRRSCSIRAAGHQIEIRGTCVVVDGSVKSLSGAGMATLRALAQRPGDVVARADLLRVLPGNSNDPHAVDTAVLRLRTALGDKNIVATVVKRGYRLAIDDPPGSPG
- the nirD gene encoding nitrite reductase small subunit NirD; its protein translation is MTLVNDIQDIQVWTTACAYDHLIPGRGVGVLLDDGTQAALFRLDDGSVRAVGNVDPFSGAAVLSRGLVGDRDGRALVQSPMLKQAFALDDGTCLDQPEVSVPVYPVRVTSTGSVQIGRPATAEPHRVMSPTR